A section of the Bacteroidales bacterium genome encodes:
- a CDS encoding polyprenol monophosphomannose synthase, with amino-acid sequence MDKALVIIPTYNEKENIEKMILTIFSLPTAYHILIVDDGSPDATASIVKRLQNTYADSLFILERSGKQGLGTAYITGFKWALANGYSYAFEMDADFSHNPADLLKLHEACINGADVAIGSRYKSGVNVVNWPMGRVLMSYFASIYVRIVTGMKIYDTTSGFKCYRRIVLETIEFDKIKFKGYAFQIEMKFTAWKHGFNIIEVPIIFTDRREGTSKMSGGIFNEALWGVLRIKIRSYFRRYKRK; translated from the coding sequence GTGGACAAGGCGCTTGTAATCATTCCTACCTATAATGAAAAGGAAAATATAGAGAAGATGATCCTTACTATATTTTCTCTGCCCACTGCTTATCATATCCTTATTGTTGATGACGGTTCACCCGACGCTACGGCTTCTATAGTCAAGCGACTTCAGAATACGTACGCAGACAGCCTGTTCATTCTTGAAAGATCCGGTAAACAGGGCCTTGGCACTGCTTATATCACCGGTTTTAAATGGGCTCTCGCGAACGGATACTCTTACGCATTCGAAATGGATGCCGATTTCTCTCACAACCCTGCCGATCTGCTGAAACTGCATGAAGCCTGTATCAACGGCGCCGATGTGGCTATCGGCTCCCGCTATAAATCAGGCGTTAACGTGGTTAACTGGCCTATGGGCCGCGTCCTCATGTCGTACTTTGCATCTATTTATGTAAGGATTGTCACCGGTATGAAGATCTATGACACCACGTCCGGCTTTAAATGCTACCGCAGGATAGTCCTCGAAACCATTGAATTCGACAAGATCAAATTCAAAGGCTATGCATTCCAGATCGAGATGAAATTCACGGCCTGGAAGCACGGTTTTAATATCATTGAAGTTCCCATCATCTTTACCGACCGCCGTGAAGGTACTTCCAAAATGTCAGGCGGCATATTCAACGAAGCACTCTGGGGAGTGCTTCGCATCAAAATCCGAAGCTATTTCAGAAGGTACAAACGTAAATAG
- a CDS encoding dihydroorotase, whose product MKTLLITDALIVNEGKTFHGNVFIQDSFIKEIIPAGQPLPPSTAVIKASGKYLLPGVIDDQVHFREPGLTHKGDISSESAAAVAGGVTSFMEMPNTNPQTVTQELLQQKYVRAAAVSLANYSFYMGATNDNLEELLKTDPRSVCGIKIFMGSSTGNMLVDNVNTLKNIFSQSPMLIAVHCEDETVIRNNIEAARTRFGEDVPVYFHPVIRDEDACYRSSRMAAELASKYNTRLHILHLSTARELDLLDSSLPLKDKKITAEVCVHHLVFDSRDYFTRGNLIKWNPAIKSARDREALMQGLLTGKIDVVATDHAPHTLEEKQNTYFKAPSGGPLVQHSLTAMLEFCRQGLMKTEQVVEKMCHAPADLFHVEKRGYIRPGYYADLVIVDPDDPWTVSKDNLLYKCGWSPFTGMTFHSKVTHTLVNGNIVYEKGKLNHEFKGMRLLFT is encoded by the coding sequence ATGAAAACCCTGCTGATCACCGATGCCCTGATTGTAAATGAAGGCAAGACCTTCCATGGTAACGTATTTATACAGGACAGCTTTATAAAGGAAATCATCCCTGCCGGACAACCCCTGCCGCCTTCCACGGCGGTTATTAAGGCCTCCGGTAAATACCTGCTCCCGGGAGTTATCGATGACCAGGTGCATTTCAGGGAACCCGGACTTACACATAAGGGCGATATCAGCAGTGAATCGGCCGCAGCTGTCGCCGGAGGCGTTACCTCTTTCATGGAAATGCCCAATACCAACCCGCAGACTGTTACGCAGGAACTGCTTCAACAGAAATACGTCAGGGCAGCCGCTGTTTCCCTTGCCAATTACTCATTTTACATGGGGGCCACAAATGATAACCTTGAGGAACTGCTGAAGACAGATCCACGCTCGGTTTGCGGCATCAAGATCTTTATGGGCTCTTCAACAGGAAATATGCTTGTTGACAATGTCAATACATTAAAGAACATTTTCTCCCAATCTCCCATGCTGATTGCCGTCCACTGCGAAGATGAAACGGTGATCCGCAACAATATTGAAGCAGCCAGAACCCGCTTTGGTGAAGATGTGCCCGTTTACTTTCATCCTGTCATACGCGATGAAGATGCCTGCTACCGGTCAAGCCGTATGGCTGCGGAACTGGCCTCCAAATATAATACCCGACTGCACATCCTGCACCTGTCAACTGCCAGGGAACTCGATCTTCTCGATTCTTCCCTCCCTCTTAAAGATAAAAAGATCACTGCGGAGGTTTGCGTGCATCACCTGGTCTTCGACAGCCGTGACTACTTTACCCGCGGTAACCTCATCAAATGGAATCCTGCCATTAAATCGGCAAGGGATCGTGAAGCGTTAATGCAGGGACTTCTTACGGGTAAAATAGATGTGGTGGCTACCGATCATGCCCCCCACACTCTTGAGGAAAAGCAGAACACCTATTTTAAAGCCCCTTCAGGTGGCCCGCTGGTACAGCATTCCCTTACAGCTATGCTTGAATTCTGCCGGCAGGGTTTGATGAAGACTGAACAGGTGGTAGAAAAGATGTGCCATGCGCCGGCCGACCTTTTTCATGTTGAAAAGAGGGGATATATCCGTCCCGGTTACTATGCCGATCTTGTCATTGTGGATCCGGATGACCCGTGGACTGTTTCAAAGGATAACCTGCTTTATAAATGCGGGTGGTCGCCCTTCACAGGGATGACTTTTCATTCAAAGGTCACTCATACCCTTGTTAACGGCAATATCGTGTATGAAAAAGGCAAGCTAAATCACGAGTTTAAAGGAATGAGGCTGCTGTTTACCTGA
- a CDS encoding gamma-glutamyl-gamma-aminobutyrate hydrolase family protein (Members of this family of hydrolases with an active site Cys residue belong to MEROPS family C26.) gives MVIAVTKLSENYGNWLKKLDPQVEIKDLFVLSIDEAMLAVADASGILISGGCDIHPSRYGRGSETQMCRDIDEKRDILEQRVIEYAFLHKLPVFGICRGQQMLNVAFGGSLYTDIYTKPKTSITHSGDKDMNHTVSITADSRVALISGATHGTVNSSHHQAIDLLAPGFRPVAFSEDSIIEAIECDRQLHPFCIAVQWHPERMDFENPLSGSIGKAFMEAVRSFR, from the coding sequence ATGGTTATAGCGGTTACAAAACTTTCGGAGAATTATGGAAACTGGCTTAAAAAGCTGGATCCACAGGTTGAAATAAAAGACCTGTTTGTATTATCGATTGATGAAGCGATGCTGGCTGTTGCAGATGCATCGGGAATCCTCATATCAGGAGGATGTGATATTCATCCTTCACGGTATGGCAGGGGAAGTGAGACTCAGATGTGTCGTGACATTGATGAAAAACGAGATATACTGGAGCAAAGAGTAATTGAATATGCTTTTCTTCATAAACTGCCGGTTTTCGGGATCTGCAGGGGACAACAAATGCTGAATGTGGCTTTTGGCGGATCATTGTACACGGATATCTATACAAAGCCAAAAACATCCATTACCCATTCAGGTGATAAGGATATGAATCATACAGTGAGCATTACGGCTGATTCACGGGTTGCGTTAATCTCCGGTGCGACACACGGAACAGTAAACAGTTCGCATCACCAGGCGATAGATCTGCTTGCTCCGGGCTTCAGGCCGGTTGCTTTCAGTGAGGATTCAATCATCGAGGCCATAGAATGTGACCGCCAACTGCATCCTTTTTGTATAGCGGTACAGTGGCACCCTGAACGGATGGATTTCGAGAATCCGTTGTCGGGCAGTATTGGAAAGGCTTTTATGGAGGCTGTCAGAAGCTTCAGGTAA
- a CDS encoding M20/M25/M40 family metallo-hydrolase encodes MKILHSFLIANALLFIVSCTTYKSASDVSLSGIERNLNYLASDDLQGRYPGTRGDAMAGSYIENCFRNQKLQPMSQEFSFLQYLKRGSENYIKVNGKSIPGERFSPFGFSKDTIISSEVVFVGYGLSVKTDSFEWDDYARVDVKGKWVLALRGYPDLPEFEDYLSISSGDRDKAMLAGDKGAAGLILVSGYSYDAGDRLAEVHEKLAKTGIPVFQVSRQWADSLLKVNHMVLKDVEPLLKTPSVSHELLKGVTIDARSQVENIMGTTANHYAIIEGSDPVLKDEYIVIGAHFDHLGTGGPGSSSRRPDTVAVHNGADDNASGVTAMLELAGMISKNRGSMKRSFVFVAFGGEEMGLLGSKYFVNHFPVDISKVVAMINLDMVGRLDYNKGLQVGGTGTSAEADSLISMANTKVALKISKSREGSGPSDHSSFYGKDIPVFFLTTGAHSDYHTPDDDVRKINMQGMKEVTQFAYNLASDISALPGKLTFREAGPKQESAGPGYRFKVTLGFMPDFSDNDIEGVRVDFVSKGKAAERGGIKNGDIIKAIDGLPVKNIYDYMYRLGKLTKNQIISVEVLRNGAKEVLIIQL; translated from the coding sequence ATGAAAATATTGCATTCCTTTCTCATTGCCAATGCCTTGTTATTTATTGTTTCCTGTACAACCTATAAATCTGCTTCCGACGTTTCCCTTTCCGGTATTGAACGAAACTTAAATTACCTGGCATCCGACGATTTACAGGGAAGATACCCCGGTACGCGGGGTGATGCAATGGCCGGTTCCTATATCGAAAATTGCTTTAGGAACCAGAAACTCCAGCCTATGTCGCAGGAATTTTCATTTCTGCAATATCTAAAAAGGGGATCGGAGAATTATATAAAGGTAAACGGCAAATCCATACCTGGCGAGCGTTTTAGCCCCTTTGGCTTCTCAAAGGATACCATTATCTCATCTGAGGTTGTTTTTGTAGGATACGGTTTGTCTGTTAAAACTGATTCTTTTGAATGGGATGACTATGCCCGGGTTGATGTAAAGGGAAAATGGGTCCTGGCACTCCGTGGTTATCCCGATTTGCCTGAATTTGAAGATTATCTTTCAATCAGTTCCGGAGATCGTGATAAGGCCATGCTTGCGGGTGATAAGGGAGCTGCAGGTCTTATCCTTGTTTCAGGATACTCTTATGATGCCGGGGACAGACTTGCAGAAGTGCATGAAAAGCTTGCAAAGACAGGGATACCTGTATTCCAGGTTTCAAGACAGTGGGCGGATTCGCTGTTGAAAGTCAATCATATGGTTCTAAAAGATGTGGAACCCCTTTTGAAAACACCGTCAGTGAGTCATGAATTGCTGAAAGGAGTTACAATTGATGCCCGGTCACAGGTTGAAAATATCATGGGCACAACAGCAAATCATTATGCTATTATTGAAGGGAGTGATCCGGTGCTGAAAGACGAATACATAGTGATAGGAGCACATTTTGACCACCTGGGAACCGGGGGTCCGGGCAGTTCATCAAGAAGACCCGACACTGTAGCCGTGCATAACGGTGCAGATGACAATGCTTCAGGTGTGACAGCAATGCTTGAACTGGCCGGCATGATTTCAAAAAACAGGGGATCAATGAAACGATCCTTTGTGTTTGTGGCTTTCGGCGGCGAAGAAATGGGTTTACTCGGGTCGAAATACTTTGTCAATCATTTTCCCGTTGATATTTCAAAAGTCGTTGCCATGATCAACCTTGACATGGTGGGCAGACTTGATTACAATAAGGGTTTACAGGTAGGAGGAACAGGTACATCGGCAGAGGCAGATTCGTTAATTTCAATGGCCAATACGAAGGTAGCACTTAAGATATCAAAAAGCCGCGAAGGAAGTGGTCCTTCAGATCATTCCTCATTCTATGGAAAGGATATTCCTGTATTCTTTCTCACCACAGGTGCGCACAGTGATTACCATACGCCCGATGACGACGTGAGAAAAATCAATATGCAGGGAATGAAAGAGGTAACTCAATTCGCATACAACCTGGCTTCAGATATATCCGCACTACCCGGAAAACTTACGTTCCGTGAGGCCGGACCTAAACAGGAATCTGCAGGTCCCGGATACCGGTTTAAGGTTACGCTGGGTTTTATGCCCGATTTCAGTGACAATGATATCGAGGGTGTGAGAGTTGACTTTGTTTCGAAAGGCAAGGCTGCCGAAAGGGGAGGCATTAAGAACGGAGATATTATCAAAGCCATTGACGGTCTTCCGGTGAAGAACATTTACGATTATATGTACCGGCTTGGTAAGCTGACCAAAAACCAGATTATAAGCGTTGAAGTGCTTCGCAACGGTGCAAAAGAAGTTTTGATCATCCAACTTTAG
- a CDS encoding aspartate kinase: MLTVEKIGGTSMSKFEDVMNNIIMKPCNSCDYYNRIFVVSAYNNVTNWLLEHKKTKEPGIYLKFVNSDNYQKAIMELLQKLLEINRTFESIGLNLDKADEFITNRILQARSYLDNLASVLATGYVNRQNILLAAREILSSIGEAHSAFNSVNILGNNCINATFIDLCGFNDSEYLTIDERIHKEFKGIDFTNTIPIVTGYTKGTEGIMREFDRGYSEVTFSKVAVEVKADEAVIHKEFHLSSADPNIVGIDKSIPVGFTNFNVADQLADIGMEAIHPKASKPLEMAGINIRIKNTFEPDHPGTLISKTYVGEKSRVEIISGTDKVYAIEIHDPLMVGQVGFDRHIMHTFEQHNVSYILKATNANSITQVIWEDDLSDSLIEELRGKFYEVTVKPVALVCTLGTNIAQPGIVAKATAALANNSINVEAISQSLKQVNMQFVIGRDDYKRAIVALNDALCVKPADILQ, from the coding sequence ATGCTGACAGTTGAAAAAATTGGCGGAACTTCTATGTCAAAGTTCGAGGATGTGATGAATAACATTATAATGAAGCCGTGTAATTCCTGTGATTACTACAACCGGATTTTCGTGGTTTCGGCCTACAATAATGTCACCAACTGGCTTCTTGAACACAAGAAAACAAAGGAGCCCGGCATCTATCTTAAATTTGTCAATAGCGACAATTATCAGAAAGCCATCATGGAGCTTCTGCAGAAGCTTCTTGAAATAAACCGCACCTTTGAAAGCATTGGCCTGAACCTTGATAAAGCGGATGAATTTATAACCAACCGCATTCTGCAGGCCCGCAGTTATCTTGACAACCTGGCCAGTGTGCTGGCAACAGGTTATGTAAACCGCCAGAACATACTTCTGGCTGCACGTGAAATTCTATCTTCAATCGGTGAAGCCCATTCAGCATTCAACTCGGTGAATATCCTGGGCAATAACTGCATAAATGCTACATTTATTGATCTATGCGGTTTTAATGATTCGGAATACCTTACAATCGATGAACGTATCCATAAAGAGTTTAAAGGAATCGATTTCACCAATACAATTCCGATTGTTACCGGTTATACTAAAGGTACCGAGGGAATCATGCGTGAATTCGACAGGGGATACAGCGAAGTTACCTTCAGTAAGGTGGCTGTTGAGGTGAAAGCTGATGAAGCTGTTATTCATAAAGAATTCCATCTTTCTTCGGCAGATCCTAATATTGTCGGCATTGACAAATCGATACCGGTTGGTTTTACAAACTTCAATGTAGCTGACCAGCTTGCTGACATCGGTATGGAAGCCATTCACCCCAAAGCTTCAAAACCTCTTGAAATGGCCGGTATAAATATCCGTATTAAGAATACATTTGAACCGGATCATCCGGGAACATTGATTTCAAAGACCTACGTAGGGGAAAAATCACGCGTTGAAATCATTTCGGGAACCGATAAAGTATATGCCATCGAAATTCATGACCCTTTAATGGTTGGCCAGGTAGGTTTTGACCGTCATATCATGCATACCTTCGAACAGCATAACGTGAGTTATATTCTAAAAGCCACCAATGCCAACAGTATTACGCAGGTTATCTGGGAGGACGACCTTTCAGACAGTCTCATTGAAGAGCTGAGAGGCAAGTTCTATGAGGTTACTGTGAAGCCTGTTGCCCTGGTTTGTACCCTGGGAACCAATATTGCACAGCCGGGTATTGTGGCAAAGGCTACAGCCGCCCTGGCTAATAACAGCATTAACGTTGAAGCCATTTCCCAGTCGCTTAAACAGGTCAATATGCAGTTCGTAATCGGAAGAGACGATTATAAAAGAGCAATTGTTGCCCTCAACGATGCGCTATGCGTGAAACCGGCTGATATTCTGCAATAA
- a CDS encoding AMP-binding protein, translating to MIKFIETLEKDALVGKNLSLTYSQLLNQIEHFSSVLPPVKGERVIIFSENRPEYIFALYAIWKREGIAVPVDVMSTQHDVSYIISDATPSVIFCSREKEELIRQSMKDAGENPAVLVFEALPALNQPTEKIGDYTISEADRTALILYTSGTTGNPKGVMLSFKNLLANLTAVCHDVPIFTATDRVMVLLPLHHVLPLVGSIIAPLYTGGTMVLNSSLVAEDLLATLKQFKVTIMIGVPRLYQLIYKGLREKINSSAVAGLLVKMAGAINSLAFSRILFGSVQRKFGGEMRYLVCGGAPIDGHIVKLFKTLGFEILEGFGMTETAPMITFTRPGNIVPGVPGQLLPGLKIRFEEDEIVVSGDNVMQGYYKKPEETSAVLKDGWLYTGDLGFLDKDGNLHITGRKKEIIVLPNGKNINPDEIERAILKQSAYVKEAGVFMKDGVLQAIMVPDFRKLNEAGISNIEEYFRWDIIDKVNRTVSPYKKVLKIHIASYELPKTRIGKLKRFMLPEMAVQKEHVTADEPKTREYQAIKKFLEDETQQDVHPGDHIELDLALDSLGRVSLSAFIETAFGVDVPEQTLADFASVEKLADYLHQKKTRLNFEGISWSQILKEKVHLKLPNSWFTHNMFRNISQVLFHLFMRVNAKGMENLPDEPCIIAPNHQSILDGFLVVSFIKRKFMKKTYVYAKEKHFRHPVLRFLANRNNIILVDVNKDLKLSIQKLAQVLKNRKNLIIFPEGTRTLTGHLGEFKQTFAILARELKVPVVPVAIKGSYNILPTGSRFPKLFRKVSVEFLKPVYPGDHSYESLKNLVYNRLENKLAEKV from the coding sequence ATGATAAAATTCATTGAAACACTGGAGAAGGATGCTCTCGTAGGGAAGAATTTAAGTCTCACATATAGTCAGCTCCTCAATCAGATTGAACATTTCAGTTCAGTTTTACCGCCTGTAAAAGGTGAGCGTGTAATTATATTTTCCGAAAATCGTCCTGAATATATATTTGCGTTGTATGCCATCTGGAAACGAGAGGGCATAGCTGTGCCTGTTGATGTCATGTCGACACAGCATGATGTAAGCTATATTATTTCTGACGCTACTCCTTCGGTAATATTTTGCTCACGCGAAAAGGAAGAACTGATCCGGCAATCGATGAAGGATGCCGGTGAAAATCCTGCCGTTCTTGTTTTTGAGGCACTGCCTGCTCTTAATCAACCAACTGAAAAAATTGGGGATTATACCATATCAGAAGCTGACAGGACAGCACTGATTCTTTATACTTCCGGTACAACCGGCAATCCGAAGGGAGTCATGCTTTCATTCAAAAACCTCCTTGCCAATCTTACAGCGGTTTGTCACGACGTACCTATATTTACTGCAACGGACAGGGTAATGGTACTTTTGCCTCTGCATCATGTTCTCCCCCTGGTTGGTTCAATCATTGCTCCTTTATATACAGGTGGCACCATGGTGCTGAACTCATCGCTTGTTGCCGAAGATCTGCTCGCTACTCTGAAGCAGTTTAAGGTAACCATCATGATCGGGGTACCAAGGCTGTACCAATTGATATATAAGGGACTGAGGGAAAAAATCAACAGCAGTGCCGTTGCCGGCCTCCTTGTTAAAATGGCCGGCGCCATCAACTCGCTCGCCTTTTCACGCATCCTTTTTGGCTCTGTACAAAGGAAATTCGGAGGAGAGATGCGTTACCTTGTTTGCGGCGGCGCACCCATTGACGGTCACATAGTGAAACTCTTCAAAACACTTGGTTTTGAAATACTCGAAGGATTCGGTATGACCGAGACAGCTCCCATGATAACTTTTACCCGGCCGGGAAACATTGTACCGGGGGTTCCGGGACAACTTCTGCCAGGGCTGAAAATCCGGTTCGAGGAGGACGAGATCGTCGTGTCGGGCGATAATGTCATGCAGGGTTATTATAAAAAACCTGAAGAAACCAGCGCTGTGCTCAAGGATGGCTGGCTCTACACAGGTGACCTGGGATTCCTGGATAAAGACGGAAACCTGCATATCACCGGTCGCAAAAAGGAGATTATTGTTTTGCCTAACGGCAAAAATATAAATCCGGATGAAATTGAGAGAGCCATTCTGAAACAGTCGGCTTACGTAAAAGAAGCCGGCGTTTTCATGAAGGACGGCGTATTACAGGCCATCATGGTGCCCGATTTCCGGAAACTCAATGAAGCAGGAATCAGCAATATCGAAGAATATTTCCGCTGGGACATAATTGACAAGGTGAACCGTACTGTTTCACCTTATAAAAAAGTACTTAAGATCCACATTGCGTCCTATGAACTGCCTAAGACAAGGATCGGAAAGCTGAAACGATTTATGCTTCCTGAAATGGCCGTTCAGAAAGAACATGTAACCGCCGATGAGCCAAAGACAAGAGAATACCAGGCCATTAAAAAGTTTCTCGAAGATGAGACCCAGCAGGATGTACATCCGGGTGATCATATTGAACTGGACCTGGCACTCGATTCCCTTGGAAGGGTAAGCCTTTCAGCATTTATAGAAACCGCATTCGGTGTGGATGTTCCCGAACAGACACTTGCTGATTTTGCATCCGTTGAAAAGCTTGCCGATTACCTGCATCAGAAAAAAACAAGACTTAATTTTGAAGGCATAAGCTGGTCGCAGATCTTAAAAGAAAAGGTACATCTCAAACTTCCCAACTCCTGGTTTACACATAATATGTTCAGGAATATATCGCAGGTGTTGTTCCACCTTTTTATGAGGGTGAATGCCAAAGGCATGGAAAATCTGCCGGATGAGCCGTGCATCATTGCACCGAATCATCAGAGCATACTCGATGGGTTCCTTGTCGTTTCCTTTATTAAGCGAAAGTTTATGAAGAAAACGTATGTATATGCCAAGGAGAAGCACTTCAGGCACCCGGTGTTGCGGTTCCTGGCAAACAGGAATAATATCATCCTTGTGGATGTGAATAAAGACCTGAAGCTTTCCATTCAGAAACTGGCCCAGGTACTGAAAAACAGGAAAAACCTGATTATATTTCCGGAAGGAACGCGTACGCTGACCGGACATCTTGGCGAATTCAAGCAGACATTTGCAATCCTTGCCCGAGAACTCAAAGTGCCTGTTGTACCGGTTGCCATTAAGGGATCCTACAATATTCTGCCTACAGGATCCAGGTTCCCGAAATTATTCCGGAAAGTATCCGTTGAGTTTCTCAAGCCTGTTTACCCCGGTGATCATAGCTACGAATCACTGAAGAATCTTGTTTATAACCGGTTGGAAAACAAACTTGCGGAAAAGGTGTAA
- a CDS encoding outer membrane beta-barrel protein, producing the protein MFRRISILLLLFLPGLCLMAQKSFVPTTHVGVHGGVDFSTMSFRPQLKQEFLPGKEFGIFFRHVSEPHIGLQLEINVADKGWKEVIDSVGTYTRKLYTIDVPVLASFIAGSKTVRFVFTIGPYLSYRRNDTEVLKLIEKQDYTALTNRTIRYNSEIIYVTETPFRRQHYYRSLASDWAFGFTGGISAEIYTKIGGFALKASYSHALTNLYPLNKGPYYFAASRMMVIYGGIGYFVSF; encoded by the coding sequence ATGTTCAGGCGTATATCGATCCTCTTGCTTTTATTTCTTCCCGGCTTATGCCTTATGGCACAAAAATCATTTGTACCCACCACCCATGTCGGCGTTCATGGGGGTGTGGATTTCAGCACAATGAGTTTCAGGCCTCAGCTTAAACAGGAATTTCTGCCCGGCAAGGAATTTGGTATTTTCTTCCGCCATGTTTCTGAACCCCATATTGGTTTGCAGCTGGAAATCAATGTTGCCGATAAGGGATGGAAAGAAGTGATTGATTCTGTCGGCACGTATACCCGTAAACTTTATACAATTGATGTACCTGTGCTTGCTTCTTTTATTGCCGGAAGTAAAACCGTCCGCTTTGTATTCACCATAGGACCATACTTGTCTTATAGACGGAATGACACTGAAGTCCTAAAATTAATAGAAAAGCAAGATTATACTGCTTTAACAAATCGTACTATCAGATATAATTCTGAGATTATTTACGTCACAGAAACACCTTTCCGAAGGCAGCATTATTACAGGTCACTGGCAAGCGATTGGGCATTCGGTTTTACCGGTGGGATATCTGCCGAAATATATACAAAAATAGGGGGATTTGCATTAAAGGCTTCTTACAGTCATGCCCTCACCAATCTGTATCCTCTAAATAAAGGCCCCTACTACTTCGCTGCCTCCCGGATGATGGTGATATACGGGGGGATTGGATATTTTGTATCGTTTTAG